A window of Amycolatopsis australiensis contains these coding sequences:
- a CDS encoding type VII secretion-associated protein produces the protein MTVRVAVDFGTSSTCVVASVNGRDPQVVVIDGQPLMSSAVYVAADGTLFVGQEAERQAAVDPSRYEPNPKRRIDEGELLLGENVLRVTDVVHAVLARAVAEARRLAGDAEVDLLVLTHPADWGAIRTRLLRQAAGGLAREVALVPEPVAAAVYHAATFAPQDVTNDRTVEFSGRPGDALAVLDLGGGTVDVSVVRRLPPETARDRAGRPQRGGFQVLATRGDPAFGGADIDQALLEHVGSLVSAADPDAWRQLVEGRELVDRRRRRVLRQDVRGAKETLSRHAYTDVPMPPPFADAHVTREDLERLIAAPLGRAVELTVAAISDAGLRPKQLTAIFLVGGSSRIPMISRLVHERTGVVPTSLDQPETVVARGALRAVLVDPDRTGALPGEAMARLGAVPGGTLSPAAQRTEVVRPGDVAPRPSPPRTPPPGSFGPPPNANRPAPPPSPPHGQPAARPWTPPAGQPASPPAVRPAPEPAAKSRRKLWGVIAVAVVVVAALVVGGVLVFNRSGTQAETGRTLSQYDFKFVAPEDWVQTDDRVADRQVVIHPQESRDGNDLLVAQEYVMDYDATADPQKLVDELERSAKEQPERWSAVNPSLSYAGRTVIGYHESKPDRPDLQVDWYVVAKGRIRVHVGCQYATAQLRDRVTAACTQAVRTVDIVN, from the coding sequence GTGACGGTCCGGGTAGCGGTGGACTTCGGGACATCGAGCACCTGCGTCGTCGCCTCGGTGAACGGGCGCGACCCGCAGGTCGTGGTGATCGACGGCCAGCCGCTGATGTCCTCGGCGGTGTACGTGGCGGCGGACGGCACGCTGTTCGTCGGCCAGGAGGCCGAGCGGCAGGCGGCCGTCGACCCGTCGCGGTACGAGCCGAACCCGAAGCGGCGCATCGACGAAGGCGAGCTGCTGCTCGGGGAGAACGTCCTGCGGGTCACCGACGTCGTGCACGCCGTGCTGGCGCGGGCGGTCGCCGAGGCACGCCGCCTGGCCGGCGACGCCGAGGTCGACCTGCTGGTGCTGACCCACCCGGCGGACTGGGGCGCGATCCGCACCCGGCTGCTGCGGCAGGCGGCCGGCGGGCTGGCGCGCGAGGTCGCGCTGGTACCGGAGCCGGTCGCGGCGGCGGTGTACCACGCGGCGACGTTCGCGCCGCAGGACGTGACGAACGACCGCACGGTCGAGTTCAGCGGCCGTCCCGGCGACGCGCTGGCCGTGCTGGACCTCGGTGGCGGCACGGTCGACGTCAGCGTGGTGCGGCGGCTGCCGCCGGAGACCGCGCGGGACCGGGCCGGCCGCCCGCAGCGCGGCGGCTTCCAGGTGCTCGCCACCCGCGGCGACCCGGCGTTCGGCGGCGCGGACATCGACCAGGCGCTGCTGGAGCACGTCGGCTCGCTGGTGTCCGCGGCCGACCCGGACGCGTGGCGGCAGCTGGTCGAAGGGCGCGAGCTGGTGGACCGGCGCCGTCGCCGGGTGCTGCGCCAGGACGTGCGGGGCGCGAAGGAGACGTTGTCGCGGCACGCCTACACGGACGTGCCGATGCCGCCGCCGTTCGCCGACGCCCACGTCACCCGCGAGGACCTCGAACGGCTGATCGCGGCCCCGCTGGGCCGCGCGGTGGAGCTGACCGTCGCGGCGATCTCCGACGCGGGCCTGCGGCCGAAGCAGCTCACGGCCATCTTCCTGGTCGGCGGGTCGAGCCGGATCCCGATGATCTCCCGGCTGGTGCACGAACGCACCGGCGTCGTGCCGACGAGCCTCGACCAGCCCGAGACGGTCGTCGCGCGCGGCGCGCTGCGGGCGGTCCTGGTGGACCCGGACCGCACCGGGGCGCTGCCCGGCGAGGCGATGGCCCGGCTGGGCGCGGTCCCGGGCGGCACGCTCAGCCCGGCGGCCCAGCGCACGGAGGTCGTCCGCCCCGGTGACGTCGCTCCGCGCCCCAGCCCGCCGCGGACGCCGCCGCCCGGGTCGTTCGGCCCGCCGCCGAACGCGAACCGCCCGGCACCGCCGCCTTCACCGCCCCACGGCCAGCCGGCGGCCCGTCCGTGGACGCCGCCGGCCGGGCAGCCCGCCTCGCCGCCCGCGGTCCGGCCCGCCCCGGAACCGGCCGCGAAGAGCCGCCGGAAGCTCTGGGGTGTCATCGCGGTCGCGGTGGTCGTCGTGGCCGCGCTCGTCGTCGGCGGGGTGCTGGTGTTCAACCGCTCCGGCACCCAGGCGGAGACGGGCCGGACGCTCTCGCAGTACGACTTCAAGTTCGTCGCGCCCGAAGACTGGGTCCAGACCGACGACCGGGTCGCCGACCGGCAGGTGGTCATCCACCCGCAGGAGTCCCGCGACGGCAACGACCTGCTGGTCGCGCAGGAGTACGTGATGGACTACGACGCGACCGCCGACCCGCAGAAGCTCGTCGACGAGCTGGAGCGCAGCGCGAAGGAGCAACCCGAGCGCTGGAGCGCGGTCAACCCGAGCCTGTCCTACGCCGGCCGGACCGTGATCGGCTACCACGAGAGCAAGCCGGACCGGCCCGACCTCCAGGTCGACTGGTACGTCGTGGCGAAGGGGCGGATCCGGGTCCACGTCGGCTGCCAGTACGCCACGGCGCAGCTGCGCGACCGGGTCACCGCGGCCTGCACGCAGGCCGTGCGCACGGTCGACATCGTCAACTGA
- a CDS encoding WXG100 family type VII secretion target → MAGFQGTPQQFTEAEGRVTEVRTSMDGNLATLRDRIEATRAGWQGEAQKAFDHVMQRFDDDARQMNQALQRIADLLREAGSKYERSEQQQQETIAALNKGFEALG, encoded by the coding sequence ATGGCTGGATTCCAGGGAACACCGCAGCAGTTCACCGAGGCCGAGGGTCGCGTGACCGAGGTCCGCACCAGCATGGACGGCAACCTCGCGACGCTGCGCGACCGCATCGAGGCCACCCGCGCCGGCTGGCAGGGTGAGGCCCAGAAGGCGTTCGACCACGTCATGCAGCGCTTCGACGACGACGCCCGCCAGATGAACCAGGCCCTGCAGCGCATCGCGGACCTGCTCCGCGAGGCCGGTTCGAAGTACGAGCGTTCCGAGCAGCAGCAGCAGGAGACGATCGCGGCCCTGAACAAGGGCTTCGAGGCCCTCGGCTGA